AAAGTGCGGCAGAATGGTTGTACCTCTGCCTTAAATTGGATTTCCTTTTGAATGGAATGTAACGAGTTTAGGTTTTCGAAGCCTGTAAATAGAGTGTAGTTTGGACAGAACCGAAGCATTTTCGATGtcgggttttgtgttccacggTTCACACAAATTGTGTTCTCATGTTTCACTAACATCCTCTTTTCCGCATTCTCGTTTTAGGCACACGACAAAAAATAACCCTCCAAGATGGTGAAGGGTAATCATATGATTTCGAATGGCCACTTCCATAAGTACTGGCAGCGGCACATTCGCACCTGGTTTAACCAACCGGCCCGCAAGTACCGCAGGAGACAGAACCGTATCAAGAAGGCTAAGGCCGTGTTCCCGCGTCCCGCAAAGGGACCGATCCGCCCGA
The Anopheles cruzii unplaced genomic scaffold, idAnoCruzAS_RS32_06 scaffold02742_ctg1, whole genome shotgun sequence DNA segment above includes these coding regions:
- the LOC128276868 gene encoding 60S ribosomal protein L13-like — its product is MVKGNHMISNGHFHKYWQRHIRTWFNQPARKYRRRQNRIKKAKAVFPRPAKGPIRPIVHCPSQRYNTKIRPGRGFTLAELKGAGLTKRFAQTI